A stretch of the Deltaproteobacteria bacterium genome encodes the following:
- a CDS encoding ester cyclase: MKLTREKMDQKIDEHFGFEASDDVEGVLSTLAPDVIHDIVGSPTGPTYGPENARSFYETLFADLADGKVTGIKRLYGENFLIDESLWEGSAPGKPFGIEGDGRPLRFRLLHVIEFTEQGLIQRENVWVDLAAIIQQLQ, encoded by the coding sequence TTGAAACTTACAAGAGAGAAAATGGATCAGAAAATAGACGAACATTTTGGATTTGAAGCTAGTGATGATGTAGAAGGAGTCCTATCAACTCTTGCCCCCGATGTAATTCATGACATTGTCGGCTCGCCAACCGGACCGACCTATGGACCGGAAAATGCCCGGTCCTTCTATGAGACATTATTCGCTGATCTCGCGGATGGTAAAGTTACTGGTATAAAAAGACTTTATGGTGAAAATTTCCTCATTGACGAGTCACTCTGGGAAGGTTCGGCTCCGGGCAAACCTTTTGGTATTGAAGGCGATGGCCGTCCCCTCAGATTTCGTCTTTTACATGTGATTGAATTCACCGAGCAAGGACTCATTCAGAGGGAAAACGTCTGGGTTGATTTAGCTGCTATAATTCAACAACTACAATAA